CACGTGACTAAAGCGCGAGTAGTGAGCTTAGATAAGCTAGGCAGTGCAGACGTAATTAAATTGATTGATAAAGAATTACCTCCGCCAGCTAAAGGTGAAGTGCAATTGCGACAAACAGCGATTGGTTTTAACTTCATCGATGTCTATCAACGATCAGGGATTTACCCATTGGATCTGCCTACAGGCTTGGGTCATGAGGCTGTTGGCGTGGTGGAAGCATTAGGCGATGGCGTGACTGGACTCAAAGTGGGCGATCGCGTTATGTATATGAATGCTGGTATCGGCGCTTATGCAAGTGCACGTAATGTGGCTGCCGATAAATTAGTTCCCGTTCCAAGCAATGTGTCTGATGAAGTGGCTGCCGCGGTTTTCTTTAAAGCAATGACAGCGCAATACTTGGTGCAAAAGACTTATAAAGTGAAAGCAGGCGATATTGTTTTGGTACATGCCGCTGCTGGTGGTGTCGGCCAAATTTTGGCAGGTTGGGCAAAAGCATTGGGCGCCTTTGTGGTTGGTACGGTTGGCTCGCAAGCAAAAGTAGCGGCAGCAAAAGCAGCGGGTTGCGATGCGGTAGTAGATTATTCCAATCCAAATTGGGTTGAGGAAGTTTTAAAGGCAACCGGTGGCAAGAAAGCCAATGTGGTTTATGACTCTGTAGCTAAAGATACGTTCTTGGGTTCCCTGGATTGCGCTGCACCTTTTGGCACTGTTGCGCTCTTCGGTGCAGCCTCTGGTCCTGCTCCTGAAATTCAGCCAGAGATCTTGAACAAGAAAGGTTGCCTATTCTTAACTAGACCATCTGTTTTCCCGCACAATGCAACACATGCTTTGCTTCAAGAAAATGCGAAGGCAGTATTTGATGCAATTTCTAAAGGGTATGTCAAAGTGCAGCTTGGCGCTAAATTCCCCCTGGAGCAGGCTGCGGATGCGCACCGTGCCGCTGAGGGTAGAAAAGTATCTGGCGCAATCGTGATGATTCCTTAAATCAACAGCGCCTCAATTCAAGCCCTGCTCAGCAGGGCTTTTTTATTTTGTGCGCAAGTTGTAATATTAAAGGATGAGAACACTGCTTAAACATACTTGCACATGCTTGTTATTTGTCCTGGGAGGTTTTGCGTTTGCGCAAATTCCTGCTACCCAGCATTCGAATGGCATCTCCTACATTTCCGGTGGAGTTGGAGAGGAGGAGACTGTTGCGATTTTGGCTCAAGCAAAACAGTGGCCAGTGCTACTTGAGTTATCTCAAATTGAGAATGGTAGAGGGGTATGGATCTTTGGTGCCAATATTCAAATAACTAACACCAAGAAGCAGGTAGTGTTTAATGTCTCGGCTGATGGCCCATACATGCTGATTAACTTGGAGCCGGGAGATTATTCTATTGAGGCAAGTTATCAGGGTGTTGAGCAGAAAAGGGCGTTAAGCGTGAAAGCAAATGCATCACAAAAAATCTCTCTTTTCTGGAAATAAGTAGTTTTGTCTTTAATTCCCGCAAATCTGCAGAAAATATTTTCTTGGCTGGCGATTGCTAGCCTTTGCTTTATTTCCGCCCCATCTCATGCGCAATCATCCCCCTCGTTGGCTTCTGGGGATGAAATTTGGTTGGGTACTTACGATCAGATGCTTGAGCGCGGATTGATCCGAGTTGCCGTTCCATACGACCGAACAATCTACATTAACGATAAAGGAACGCCTCGAGGGCTTGCAGTGAATATGGCTCGTGTATATGAATCATGGGCTAATGCTAAAAACGTGGGTCAAGGAAAGAAGAAAGTTGCTGTTAAGCTAATTCCTGTTGCTAGAGCTGAGCTCTTTACCGCCCTGAGTTCCGGTAAAGCTGATATCGTGATTGGTAATCTGGGTGTGAATCAATCCTTACCAAATTCCAATGAGTTTCTACTCAATCATGCATTTCGATTTAATCGAGAAGTGCTGATATCTGGTCCCAGCTCAATCAATATTTCTAGCATTCAAGATCTTTCGGGGCAAACTATCTATGGTGGGCCCAATATTAATTTTGATGCCACCTTGCAGCCCTTAAACAAAGATTTGAAAAAGGCTGGTAAGGCACCTGTTAATCTTGTTTCCCCCTTAGGCGTCTTGGATGATGAGGATTTGCTGGAGATGGTGGATGCAGGCCTGATTCCATTTGTCATCATTGCTGATTGGAAGGCCAGGCTGTGGCAACCGGTTTATAAGCAATTGCAGATCCACAATGATATTTATGCGGATGATTTAGGATGGGTTGGCTCAGCTGTTCGAGCCAGTAATGCGGACTTAAATGCAGAACTTTCGGAGTTTTATCGAACTGATATATTTAATAAAGCCTTAGATGCATTTCATGAGCAAGAATACAAAGATCATGCAAAGGGTTTAAAAGATCCTGTCGAAAAATCTGCTTGGGAGCGTTTTGAGTCTATGAGCTTGCTCTTTGATAAGTATGGCGCTGAATACAAAATTGATCCGCTTTTCATTGCATCGCTTGGTTTTCAAGAAACATTACTCAATCAAAATGCCGTAAGTAAAGTTGGTGCAGTAGGTGTAATGCAACTCATGCCTACTACCGGCAATGCTCTTGAAGTGGGGGATATTCATTTATTGGAGCCTAATATTCATGCAGGCGCTGACTATATGAATGAGCTCATCACAAAGTATTTTCCAAATATCAATTTTGCCGGCAATAATCGCGCCATATTTGCCGTGGCTTCATACAATATCGGCCCCAATAATGTTGCTAAGGCCAGGGATCTTGCTAAGCAGCAAGGATTTGATCCAGACCAATGGTTTGGTAATGTTGAGTTTGCTGCGGCAGAGCATATGGGCTATGAGCCCATGGTTTACGTGAGGAACGTCTATAAGTACTTTATTTCTTATGAGTTAAAGCTTAAAAAGATTCAAAGTATTCAGCCTTAAGCGGCCCTAAGTATTGGTGCAGTGCCATATAAGAAATGGCAGTACTCACGATTTCAATTTGCGCTATAGTTTTCCAAGTTACATAAAAAGATCATAGGAGACAGCATGATAGGAAGTCATTCACTTAAACAAGCTCTTGGTATTGCATTGGCGATTCCCTTGCTATTTATTACCGGACATTCTGTCTATGCTCAGAGTGCCCCTAGTGCACAAGGTAAAACAGAGTTGTTGTGGTTTGGCCAGGCTGGTTTTCGGATTAAAACACCCGAAGGCAAGATGATTTTGATTGACCCTTGGATTACTGGCGGACCTAAAACACCTCCGCAGTATAAGAATGATCTTGCTGCCATTGGGCCAATTGATGTTGTGCTGGTTACCCATGCGCACGTCGATCATATTGGTGATGCACCGACTGTTGCTAAATCGAATAATGTGAAGTTGTATGGCCCAGCAGATATGATGACGCCACTCAATACTTTAGGAATATTACCCCCAGAGCTTAGCTGGCGCTTTAATAAGACTGGACGAGTTACTCCATTGCCAGGTGTAAAAGTAACTGCAGTACAAGCTGAGCATTCTTCCTTGCTGGTTTGGAAAAATCCAGCCACTGACAAAATGGAATCTCATCCTGCAGGTGAGCCAGTAGGCTACATCATTGAACTGGAGAACGGATTCAAGATTTGGCACATGGGCGATACCGGCTTATTTAGTGATATGAAATTCATTAGCGAGCATTACAAGCCAGACTTGGTATTGATTCCGATTGGTGGCAATTTCACTATGGCGCCAGATGATGCGGCTTATGCTTTAAAAACTTGGGTGAAGCCAAAAATGGTGATCCCAATGCATTACAACTCCAATCCAATGGCAAAGGGCACGTTGGCTGAGTTCCAGGCTGCCATGAAAGGCAGCAATATCAAAATTATTCCTATGACCGAGGGAGAAACAGTCCAGTTTTGATGGCTTACCAGCTCAAAACCTCAAACCCCACATATATTGTGGGGTTTTTTATTGGGAAAACAGGTGGGTATTGCAATTAGTTCTAATTAGTACTAAACTAGTTCTAGTTAGTACTTTTAGAGTTAATTGAATCGATATGACTTTTTTGCCCGTTTTAAGAAATTTGGTGTCTGCCTATCAGGCATTTGAGCGGTATTCAGCGCCAGATCTTCGATCTATGGGTTTAACCATGACCCAGTTTGATGTCATTGCGACATTAGGTAATCAACCGCCCATGACTTGCAAGGAGCTGGGTGAAAAAACCTTGGTTACTAAAGGCACCTTAACAGGTGTACTGGAGCGATTGGAATCAAAGGGCATCTTGGAGCGTAAGTTAAATCCAGAGGATGCACGCAGTCAGATGATTGGATTAACTCAAGAAGGGCAGAAGTTATTTGAAAGAGTGTTCCCAGCCCATTTGCAGCATCTGGGGAAAGCATTTAATCAATTAAGCGTTAAAGAGCTTGCAAGCGTTTCAGATGCTTTGCAAACCCTAACTACTGTTTTTGACAAATAAATTTTTTATAAAGAAAAGGAATCAATATGAACGCAGTTTGCAAATCTAGCGCAGGTCCATTGACATTGACAGCACGTATCTTATTAGCAGCAATTTTTATCTCTGCTGGCTTATCAAAGCTCTCTGGCTTTGATGGAACAGTTGGCTATATTGCATCAAAAGGTTTACCTCTTCCAGCGGTATTGGCTACCCTCACAATCGCTTTGGAAGTGTTAGGTGGAATTGCTGTGGTGATCGGCTACAAAGCCCGTGTAGCAGGTTTCTTGCTGGCTGGTTTTTCAGTGGTTGCCGCCTTTATTTTTCATAATTTCTGGGCGGTTCCTGCTGATCAAGCCTACATCCAGAATATTATGTTTATGAAGAATTTGAGTATGGCTGGTGGCTTGTTGTTGTTGACTGTTTTTGGCGCTGGTGGATTTTCTATCGATGCTAAAAACAAGGCAAATGAGTCTTAATTAGTAACTTAATAAACAATATTCATACGGTATTAATAGGAGAATGAAATGACAAAAGTAGCTGTTGTATTTCATAGTGGCTATGGCCACACAGTAAAGCAAGCGGAAGCGGTTGCAAAAGGTGCAAACGGTACTTTGGTTGCTATTGATGCTGAAGGTAATCTTACCGATGCACAGTGGACAACTTTAAATGAAGCTGATGCGATTGTATTTGGATCGCCAACTTATATGGGTACCGTGAGCTGGCAATTTAAGAAATTTGCCGATGCTAGTTCAAAGCCATGGTTTTCACAGCAATGGAAAGATAAGGTGTTTGGTGGTTTCACAAACTCCGCAACGATGAATGGCGATAAGCATTCAACATTGCACTATTTCTTTACCTTGGCGATGCAACATTCTGGCTTGTGGGTTGGTACTGGTTTAATGCCGTCAAACTCCAAAGCGGCAAAACGTGATGACGTGAACTATGTTGGCTCATTCGCTGGTGCGATGATGCAAACCCCATCAGATGCTGGGGCCGATGAGGTGAACCCTGGCGATCTTGAGACTGCCAGACTCTATGGTCAGCGCATTGCCGAAATCACAAAACGCTTGAAATAAACGACTTTTATTTTTGGCTTATGGAAAACCACCTTCGGGTGGTTTTTTCTTTTCGGAGAGACAGGGCTTATAATGGCGTAAGCAATTGAATTAAAAGAGATTATTCTCTAAAAATCCCTTTCTGTACGTTTGACAGCCAATAGGGGCTCTTGGACAATGCGTTTGGCGGTTTGATTCAAGCCCTAAGCCCTCATGACAGCCCATTTTTCCTCGACCTCCAGTAACGACAGCTTGACTCTACAAGCTCAAGATTTGGCGTGTGTACGTGGGGAGCGAAAATTATTCTCTAAGCTCAGTTTTGATTTGTCCTCGGGTGATTGTCTTCATGTACGTGGCGAAAATGGCGTTGGAAAAACCAGTTTGCTGCGCTTATTGACTGGCTTATCGAAGCCCGATGCAGGCCAGATTTTGTGGAATCAAGAATCCATCTCAAAACAGACTGATCGATACCACCGCGAACTATTGTTTTTAGGTCACCGGGATGCTCTTAAGGAAGAGTTAACCGCCCTTGAGAATCTTCAAACTTATGCTGAGCTTGATGGAATTGCATTGCCTGTTGAAAAAGCATTGGCGGCATTGTGGCGTTTTGGATTGCGTGGCCGTGAAAGTTTGCCAGTCAATTGTTTGTCGGCTGGACAGAAGCGCAGGGTATTGATGGCGCGTATGCTTACGCGTCAAGCGAAATTGTGGATATTAGATGAGCCCTTTAATGCGCTTGATGTAAACGCAGTTGCTCAGCTTGAAGAGCTAATGACTGAACATCTAGCATCAGGTGGCTTATTGGTATTGACTAGCCACCAGGCAGTCAGCGTTCCTGGCGTAAGGGTGCTGGATCTATGAGCGCCCTATTTGCAGTTGTTCGTCGTGACTTATTATTAGTGGCACGCCGTAAGAGTGAAGTGCTTACCGCGTTATTCTTCTTTGTAGTTGTCACTAGTCTTTTCCCGCTGGGCATTGGTGCTGATGCGGCACTCTTGCGCAAGATTGCGCCAGGAGTGATCTGGGTGGCGGCTTTGTTGTCGACTTTACTGGGGCTGCATCGGATGTTCGCAGTTGATTATGCGGATGGCGCTCTCGAGCAAATGGCATTGTCACCTCAGCCAATGGTGATGATTGTCGCGGGAAAAATTATGGCGCATTGGATTGTGTGCGGTTTGCCGCTTGTGATCTTGGCACCTGTTATTGGTATTCAGTTTGACTTAGATAAAAGCTCTCTGTATGTATTAATGGGAACGCTTCTATTGGGTACCCCAGTTTTGTCTTTATTAGGTTCTATTGGTGCGGCTCTGACCTTGGGTGTGCGTGGAGGAAGTTTGCTGGTGAGTTTGCTGATATTGCCTCTCTATACTCCAGTATTAATTTTCGGTGCTGGCGCGGTATATGCGAATAATGTTGGCTTGGATGCTTCAGGACATTTTTCGCTCTTGGGCGCTATTTTCATTTTGGCTTTAGCATTTGTACCGTGGGTCAGCGCCAGCGCCGTAAAGATTGCAATTGAATGACAGAGAATACTTTTTCTAATAGCCGCTTGATCAATTGGTTTAAGTTATCAAGCCCAAGCATCTTCTATCCGGTGGCGGGTAAGCTCATCCCTTTCTTCTGGGTCTTAACTGCAATCTTTGGTGCGATCGGACTGTGGATTAGTTTTTTTGTTGCGCCTGTTGATGCTGTGCAAGGACAGGGCTACCGCATCATTTTTATTCATGTTCCTGCATCTTGGATGTCGATGTTTATTTATATCGTGATGGCGGCTTGGGCGGGAATAGGCCTCATCTTTAATACACGTTTGTCTGCAATGATGGCTCAAGCCTTAGCACCCGTTGGTGCTTGGATGGCATTTCTATCCTTATGGACTGGTGCATTTTGGGGTAAGCCAATGTGGGGCGCATGGTGGGTTTGGGATGCGCGCCTGACATCAGAATTAATTTTGTTATTTTTGTACTTGGGTTTTATCGCGTTACAAGCCTCTATTGATAACCCACGTAGAGCTGATAAAGCAGGTGCAATCTTGGCTTTAGTCGGTGTTGTGAATGTGCCAATTATTTATTTCTCGGTGAAGTGGTGGAATACCTTGCATCAGGGCGCCTCAGTTTCATTAACGAAAGCTCCTGCAATGGCGCAAACGATGTTGTGGGGAATGTTGATGATGGCGCTTTGTTTTTGGATGTATTCAATTGCGGTAGGGTTAATGCGGGTGCGCACAATCATTCTGGAGCGTGAAGCTCATGCGGATTGGGTGAAGCAGTTACATGAAGTAAAAGAGGTAAATGGCTAATGTGGAATAGTCCAGCAGAGTTTTTTGCAATGGGCGGTTACGCCCTGTATGTATGGTGCAGCTTTGGGGTGTGCGTTTTAGTGATGCTCATTGAGCCGATTAACATTTGTATTCGCAGGAAAGCCGTCATTCAAAGACTTCAGCAAGAGCGCTTAGCGGAGCAGTTTGATCAAGAGGGTCGCCAGTGAAGCCAAGACATAAACGTGCACTCATCATTGTCGCTGCTCTAGCAGTGATTGCTATAGCAGCTTTACTTATTTTGAATGCGCTAAATAGCAATATTGCTCTTTATGTAACGCCAAGCGAAGTTGCTGCTGGCAAAGCTCCGCAAGGTCAAGCATTTCGGATCGGCGGTATGGTGAGAGACGGTTCATTGAAGCGCGATGGTTTGACTGTGCACTTTGTGATCACCGATATGGTGAAAGATATTTCTGTGTCTTATACCGGTATCTTGCCGGATTTATTTAAAGAAGGTAAGGGCGCTGTGATACAAGGACGTCTTAACACTAATGGTGAGTTTGTCGCAAGTGAAGTGCTTGCGAAGCATGATGAAAACTATATGCCCCCTGAAGCGAAGCATGCTCTAGAGCAAGCGCAGAAAAATGGAAGTCAAAAATGATTCCTGAGCTTGGGCATTACGCGCTGATCCTAGCGCTTTGTGTAGCTTTAATACAGGGTATCTTGCCTTTGGTGGGCGCGCATTATGGCCGTCGCGAATTTTTAGTGCTTGCAAGACCCGCTGCGCAAACCGCATTTCTACTGTTGGCAATTGCTTTTGGAACTCTCGCGTGGAGTTTTTACGTTAACGACTTCTCTGTTCTTTATGTGGCAGAGCACTCGAATTCACAGTTACCGGTAATTTATCGTTTAGGTGCGGTATGGGGCGGTCATGAGGGTTCTTTATTACTGTGGATCTTTTTATTAGGCACTTGGACTATTTTGGTTGCCCAGCTTTCAAAAGCCTTAGATGAGTTTATGGTTGCGAGAGTCATCGGTATTTTAGGTTTAGTAAGCAGTGGTCTATTGTTATTTGTACTCTCTGCATCAAATCCTTTTGAGCGTTTATTACCTGCCGCACAAGATGGACGATCTTTAAATCCCTTGCTACAAGATCCTGGCTTGGTGTTCCATCCGCCGATGTTGTACATGGGGTATGTTGGTTTCTCAGTAGCGTTTGCTTTTGCAATTGCCTCTTTGCTTTCTGGAAGATTGGATGCAGCATGGGCTCGCTGGTCACGTCCGTGGACAACAGCAGCTTGGATATTTTTAACGCTGGGTATCGCACTGGGATCTTGGTGGGCTTACTACGAACTTG
This DNA window, taken from Polynucleobacter sp. MWH-UH25E, encodes the following:
- a CDS encoding flavodoxin family protein — encoded protein: MTKVAVVFHSGYGHTVKQAEAVAKGANGTLVAIDAEGNLTDAQWTTLNEADAIVFGSPTYMGTVSWQFKKFADASSKPWFSQQWKDKVFGGFTNSATMNGDKHSTLHYFFTLAMQHSGLWVGTGLMPSNSKAAKRDDVNYVGSFAGAMMQTPSDAGADEVNPGDLETARLYGQRIAEITKRLK
- a CDS encoding transglycosylase SLT domain-containing protein, producing MSLIPANLQKIFSWLAIASLCFISAPSHAQSSPSLASGDEIWLGTYDQMLERGLIRVAVPYDRTIYINDKGTPRGLAVNMARVYESWANAKNVGQGKKKVAVKLIPVARAELFTALSSGKADIVIGNLGVNQSLPNSNEFLLNHAFRFNREVLISGPSSINISSIQDLSGQTIYGGPNINFDATLQPLNKDLKKAGKAPVNLVSPLGVLDDEDLLEMVDAGLIPFVIIADWKARLWQPVYKQLQIHNDIYADDLGWVGSAVRASNADLNAELSEFYRTDIFNKALDAFHEQEYKDHAKGLKDPVEKSAWERFESMSLLFDKYGAEYKIDPLFIASLGFQETLLNQNAVSKVGAVGVMQLMPTTGNALEVGDIHLLEPNIHAGADYMNELITKYFPNINFAGNNRAIFAVASYNIGPNNVAKARDLAKQQGFDPDQWFGNVEFAAAEHMGYEPMVYVRNVYKYFISYELKLKKIQSIQP
- a CDS encoding quinone oxidoreductase; this encodes MTKARVVSLDKLGSADVIKLIDKELPPPAKGEVQLRQTAIGFNFIDVYQRSGIYPLDLPTGLGHEAVGVVEALGDGVTGLKVGDRVMYMNAGIGAYASARNVAADKLVPVPSNVSDEVAAAVFFKAMTAQYLVQKTYKVKAGDIVLVHAAAGGVGQILAGWAKALGAFVVGTVGSQAKVAAAKAAGCDAVVDYSNPNWVEEVLKATGGKKANVVYDSVAKDTFLGSLDCAAPFGTVALFGAASGPAPEIQPEILNKKGCLFLTRPSVFPHNATHALLQENAKAVFDAISKGYVKVQLGAKFPLEQAADAHRAAEGRKVSGAIVMIP
- a CDS encoding MarR family winged helix-turn-helix transcriptional regulator; its protein translation is MTFLPVLRNLVSAYQAFERYSAPDLRSMGLTMTQFDVIATLGNQPPMTCKELGEKTLVTKGTLTGVLERLESKGILERKLNPEDARSQMIGLTQEGQKLFERVFPAHLQHLGKAFNQLSVKELASVSDALQTLTTVFDK
- a CDS encoding DoxX family protein, with the protein product MNAVCKSSAGPLTLTARILLAAIFISAGLSKLSGFDGTVGYIASKGLPLPAVLATLTIALEVLGGIAVVIGYKARVAGFLLAGFSVVAAFIFHNFWAVPADQAYIQNIMFMKNLSMAGGLLLLTVFGAGGFSIDAKNKANES
- the ccmB gene encoding heme exporter protein CcmB; the protein is MSALFAVVRRDLLLVARRKSEVLTALFFFVVVTSLFPLGIGADAALLRKIAPGVIWVAALLSTLLGLHRMFAVDYADGALEQMALSPQPMVMIVAGKIMAHWIVCGLPLVILAPVIGIQFDLDKSSLYVLMGTLLLGTPVLSLLGSIGAALTLGVRGGSLLVSLLILPLYTPVLIFGAGAVYANNVGLDASGHFSLLGAIFILALAFVPWVSASAVKIAIE
- a CDS encoding heme ABC transporter permease, with protein sequence MTENTFSNSRLINWFKLSSPSIFYPVAGKLIPFFWVLTAIFGAIGLWISFFVAPVDAVQGQGYRIIFIHVPASWMSMFIYIVMAAWAGIGLIFNTRLSAMMAQALAPVGAWMAFLSLWTGAFWGKPMWGAWWVWDARLTSELILLFLYLGFIALQASIDNPRRADKAGAILALVGVVNVPIIYFSVKWWNTLHQGASVSLTKAPAMAQTMLWGMLMMALCFWMYSIAVGLMRVRTIILEREAHADWVKQLHEVKEVNG
- a CDS encoding metal-dependent hydrolase, whose product is MIGSHSLKQALGIALAIPLLFITGHSVYAQSAPSAQGKTELLWFGQAGFRIKTPEGKMILIDPWITGGPKTPPQYKNDLAAIGPIDVVLVTHAHVDHIGDAPTVAKSNNVKLYGPADMMTPLNTLGILPPELSWRFNKTGRVTPLPGVKVTAVQAEHSSLLVWKNPATDKMESHPAGEPVGYIIELENGFKIWHMGDTGLFSDMKFISEHYKPDLVLIPIGGNFTMAPDDAAYALKTWVKPKMVIPMHYNSNPMAKGTLAEFQAAMKGSNIKIIPMTEGETVQF
- the ccmE gene encoding cytochrome c maturation protein CcmE; the protein is MKPRHKRALIIVAALAVIAIAALLILNALNSNIALYVTPSEVAAGKAPQGQAFRIGGMVRDGSLKRDGLTVHFVITDMVKDISVSYTGILPDLFKEGKGAVIQGRLNTNGEFVASEVLAKHDENYMPPEAKHALEQAQKNGSQK
- the ccmA gene encoding cytochrome c biogenesis heme-transporting ATPase CcmA, coding for MTAHFSSTSSNDSLTLQAQDLACVRGERKLFSKLSFDLSSGDCLHVRGENGVGKTSLLRLLTGLSKPDAGQILWNQESISKQTDRYHRELLFLGHRDALKEELTALENLQTYAELDGIALPVEKALAALWRFGLRGRESLPVNCLSAGQKRRVLMARMLTRQAKLWILDEPFNALDVNAVAQLEELMTEHLASGGLLVLTSHQAVSVPGVRVLDL
- the ccmD gene encoding heme exporter protein CcmD, producing MWNSPAEFFAMGGYALYVWCSFGVCVLVMLIEPINICIRRKAVIQRLQQERLAEQFDQEGRQ
- a CDS encoding carboxypeptidase-like regulatory domain-containing protein; translation: MRTLLKHTCTCLLFVLGGFAFAQIPATQHSNGISYISGGVGEEETVAILAQAKQWPVLLELSQIENGRGVWIFGANIQITNTKKQVVFNVSADGPYMLINLEPGDYSIEASYQGVEQKRALSVKANASQKISLFWK